The nucleotide sequence ATCATATGTCTTAATTTCTAATTCATTAAACCTTTCCTTCCAACTCATAACTTCTTCTTCAGTATATTCCTCAAGTGATACTATTTCATAAAATATTAATAGTCAATTATTTAAAAAAGTAACTTTTATCTTAAAATCATACTTTAGTCTAAAATTCTTATTAAATTCTGAAAGATATAACACCCAAAAACGTTATAATTATATAGACTTTAATATTTAAATAATCCAATACTATCCACTAAAATAGCACGAAATGAAAAAACTTTACTCTTTTCTTTTTGCATCTTTAATTCTAATTAATTTCTCTTATGCTCAAGATACCAGTGCTGAAGATTATTTTGTCAAAGGAGAAGTTTATGCGGAGATGGGAAAATTCAACGAAGCAATTATGGCTTATGAGGTCGCTATTGCTAAAGATGTTGATAACCCGAAATACCAATATCAACTTGGTATCGTCTACCTAAAAACGAAAAAGACAAAAGATGCATTAAAGGCTTTTGAAAAAGCAACGAAGGTAGATCCCAACTATTTAGATGCACATCTTAAACTTGCATTACTCTACAAAGAGAAAAAAGATTACAACAAAACTGTAGAGCACTTAGATGCTGCATATTCTATTGTCACTGATTCAGACAAAAAGTTAAAGTACAAAACAAGAATTATCAATATCCTTGATAAAACTAAACAATTTGAAAAAGCTGGACCACACATCGCCGACGCCAAAAACATTAATCCACAAGATGATTACATCCTATACATGGATGCAAAGTACAATAATTACATCACTAAAAACCATGAACTAGCAAAAGCCAGTATGCAACAAGCTATTGCTCAAATGGAGAAGGAAAAAGGTAAGGCACATGATCATTATTACTATGAATTAGGTGTAGCACACCATTCTTTAGAAGATTATAAAAATGCGAATATTGCTTTTAAAGAAGTAACAGATGGTAAGTTAAAAAGTAAGGTGAATACGATGACTCCCGAATATCAATATCAGATCGCATGGGCTCATTACCAATTGTATGATATTCAAAAATCAGAAGAGATCTTAACTAATGTCATCAAGATGGATCCTAACTTTGAACCCGCTTATGATTTACTAATTGAGATTAAAGAAAACAGTTTAAATAGACATGATATTGTTGTTCTATTAGAGCATAAAGTTTCCATTCAACCTGAAAACACTCAAAAGGTAAAAATCTTAGCTGACCTTATTGATCTTGAATTAAAGTTTGGTGATCTCAATGGAGCCAATAAACACATTAAGGAATTTGAACAATGTGGGATTCCATTACCAGATGTACGCTTAATGGAAGGCGTTGCAGCCATGAAAGCCCATGAGTATGAAAAGTCTACAGAGATCTTAACGGACTTGAGAAACAATAAAGTATCGAAAACGAGCTATAAAGCGAATTTCTTACTAGGCTTAGTTCAGATCAAAGAAGGGCAATGGAAAGAAGCTAAAATGACTTTCTCTCAGAATTATCCTGGTGAATTTAATGTTGCCGCAAGAGAGCAAATAAAATTTATCACAAAATATGAAAATAGTGGGGCCACTACCACTAAGAAGTAAATTCTATTCACATAGACATCCCTAATAATACTTACTTAAATTAAATAATTATAGAAAAGCCTCTCAATTTTGGGAGGCTTTGTTGTGCAATAAAAACTAAGATTAGTTACATTTGGTAGTTACTAAATAGACCAAATGTTACTAAAGAAACTAGAAATAAAAGGCTTTAAAAGTTTTGGCGATAAAGTTACGCTAAACTTTGACAAAGGTATTACTGCTGTAGTTGGACCCAACGGTAGTGGTAAATCCAATGTTGTTGATGCTATACGATGGGTATTGGGAGAGCAAAGTACTAAAGCTCTTCGATCTGAAAAAATGGACAATATCATTTTTAATGGTACTAAGTCTAGACGTCCATTACAAATGGCAGAAGTTTACCTTACTTTTATAAACAACAAAAACCTTTTACCGACAGAATACACAGAAGTAACAATTGGTCGTAGATTCTATCGTTCTGGTGAAGGTGAATATTCTCTCAACGGTGTTCCTTGTCGTCTGAAAGATATTCATAGCTTATTTCTAGATACAGGTATTGGTTCTGATAGTTATGCAATCATTGAGTTAAAAATGATTGATGAGTTACTTAATGACACTCAAAA is from Flammeovirga agarivorans and encodes:
- a CDS encoding tetratricopeptide repeat protein; amino-acid sequence: MKKLYSFLFASLILINFSYAQDTSAEDYFVKGEVYAEMGKFNEAIMAYEVAIAKDVDNPKYQYQLGIVYLKTKKTKDALKAFEKATKVDPNYLDAHLKLALLYKEKKDYNKTVEHLDAAYSIVTDSDKKLKYKTRIINILDKTKQFEKAGPHIADAKNINPQDDYILYMDAKYNNYITKNHELAKASMQQAIAQMEKEKGKAHDHYYYELGVAHHSLEDYKNANIAFKEVTDGKLKSKVNTMTPEYQYQIAWAHYQLYDIQKSEEILTNVIKMDPNFEPAYDLLIEIKENSLNRHDIVVLLEHKVSIQPENTQKVKILADLIDLELKFGDLNGANKHIKEFEQCGIPLPDVRLMEGVAAMKAHEYEKSTEILTDLRNNKVSKTSYKANFLLGLVQIKEGQWKEAKMTFSQNYPGEFNVAAREQIKFITKYENSGATTTKK